A region from the Kineothrix sp. IPX-CK genome encodes:
- the dtd gene encoding D-aminoacyl-tRNA deacylase: protein MRFIVQRVKKAEVEVENTVIGKIEEGFLVFVGVSQADTEVIADKMVNKLIGLRIFEDENGKTNLDIKTVYGELLIISQFTLYADCKKGNRPSFIRAGAPDMANSLYEYVLKKCRKEITCVQSGEFGADMKVSLVNDGPFTIILDSEEL from the coding sequence ATGCGTTTTATTGTGCAAAGAGTAAAAAAAGCAGAAGTAGAAGTAGAAAATACGGTAATCGGAAAAATAGAAGAGGGATTTCTCGTTTTTGTAGGCGTCAGCCAGGCGGATACGGAGGTGATCGCTGATAAGATGGTCAATAAACTGATTGGTTTACGAATTTTTGAGGACGAGAATGGAAAGACCAATCTGGATATAAAAACGGTATACGGGGAATTGTTAATTATTTCACAATTTACATTATATGCAGATTGCAAAAAAGGGAACAGACCTTCCTTTATTCGTGCAGGTGCTCCTGACATGGCCAATTCATTATATGAATATGTTCTGAAAAAATGCCGGAAAGAAATTACCTGCGTGCAGTCAGGAGAATTCGGCGCTGACATGAAGGTTTCCCTCGTTAACGATGGGCCTTTTACCATAATATTAGATTCAGAAGAATTATAG
- a CDS encoding ArsA family ATPase, with translation MSRILIFTGKGGVGKTSVAAAHARKSEKENKKTLLVSTDMAHNLSDLFDMSFGRETSEISKYLDVLEIDPNYVMEHDFKNIMTAFMNMIAPPDRNGSAQEDVVMLPGMEELFSLLKILDIYESGKYERIIVDCAPTGETLSLLKFPELMSWYMEKFFPVGKLAIRVLSPISKKMFEVELPDKAAMSDIERLYVRLIQLQELLKDDDVTSIRLVTIPEKMVVEETKRNYMYMNLYNFNVDGVFINRILPGDIGNPFFDKWLDIQKKYIEEIENVFSDRAVYYIRWYDTDLCGLEAIDQLCEEVLDQPELFEIRKNQPGEMYEATEEGYRLSLYLPCIKKEDIDLRQSGTDLIIKIGNFKRNIPIPNSLRNYRIISAKAEEQILNIRFVKEVD, from the coding sequence ATGAGCAGAATATTAATTTTTACAGGAAAAGGCGGAGTAGGAAAGACTTCGGTTGCAGCGGCTCATGCCAGAAAATCGGAGAAAGAGAATAAGAAGACGTTGCTTGTCAGTACGGATATGGCCCATAATCTCAGCGATTTATTTGATATGTCTTTTGGCAGGGAAACGAGCGAGATATCCAAATATTTGGATGTGCTGGAGATTGATCCGAATTATGTTATGGAGCATGATTTTAAGAATATCATGACGGCCTTCATGAATATGATTGCACCACCGGACAGGAACGGCAGCGCGCAAGAGGATGTTGTTATGCTTCCGGGAATGGAAGAACTGTTCTCGCTGCTGAAAATACTTGATATCTATGAAAGCGGCAAATATGAACGTATTATTGTGGACTGTGCGCCTACGGGAGAAACACTGTCTTTGCTTAAGTTTCCGGAGCTTATGTCCTGGTATATGGAGAAGTTTTTCCCTGTCGGCAAGCTGGCGATACGGGTTCTTTCCCCAATATCAAAAAAGATGTTTGAGGTAGAGCTGCCGGATAAGGCAGCGATGAGTGACATTGAGCGGCTATATGTGAGGCTGATTCAACTGCAGGAATTATTAAAGGATGACGATGTGACCTCGATACGATTGGTAACCATTCCCGAAAAGATGGTCGTAGAGGAGACAAAGCGCAATTATATGTATATGAATCTCTATAATTTTAATGTGGATGGAGTGTTTATTAATCGCATTCTGCCAGGTGATATCGGTAATCCGTTTTTTGATAAGTGGTTAGACATTCAGAAGAAATATATTGAGGAAATTGAGAATGTATTCAGCGACCGGGCGGTCTATTATATCCGCTGGTATGATACGGATTTATGCGGTCTGGAGGCGATTGATCAGTTATGTGAGGAGGTTCTTGACCAGCCCGAGTTATTTGAAATCAGGAAGAATCAACCGGGAGAAATGTACGAAGCAACAGAAGAGGGATACCGTCTCAGTTTATATCTCCCCTGTATTAAAAAGGAGGATATTGACCTGCGCCAGTCAGGAACGGACTTAATCATTAAGATCGGTAATTTCAAAAGAAATATTCCGATACCGAACTCCCTGAGAAATTATCGCATTATATCAGCAAAAGCAGAAGAACAGATATTAAATATCCGATTTGTAAAAGAGGTCGATTAA
- a CDS encoding helix-turn-helix domain-containing protein, which yields MDTRIQSILEAATLLFLRQGYAGTQISHIAGAIGVSVGTIYHDFAGKKEIMHFVLKCTIDPDFINKDFERPITDNLFSDVENEIASLFERSQNDFAKHLEDDAPGYRFEDLISDAFDILARYAVGCLFIEKNQFEFPFLAEHYKTYRRKFLDTMSRYLTIFVNNGTVRTLDHLKLTTTLIIEILTWWAMDRRYTSFETSDIPLELAKKICMDNILSAYKR from the coding sequence ATGGACACAAGAATTCAATCAATTCTGGAGGCCGCAACGCTATTATTTTTACGTCAAGGTTATGCCGGAACGCAGATTAGTCACATAGCAGGTGCGATAGGTGTTTCTGTCGGAACCATTTATCATGATTTTGCAGGAAAAAAGGAGATCATGCACTTTGTTTTGAAATGCACGATTGATCCGGACTTCATAAATAAAGATTTTGAAAGACCTATTACAGATAATTTGTTTTCAGATGTGGAAAATGAAATTGCATCTTTGTTTGAACGGTCACAAAATGACTTTGCAAAACACCTTGAAGACGACGCTCCAGGTTATCGCTTTGAAGATTTGATTTCAGACGCATTTGATATTCTTGCCCGGTATGCGGTCGGCTGTTTATTTATTGAAAAGAATCAATTTGAATTCCCGTTTCTGGCTGAACATTATAAGACATACCGCAGGAAATTTCTCGATACAATGTCAAGGTACTTAACAATTTTCGTTAACAATGGAACAGTACGTACCCTTGATCATTTGAAATTAACCACGACCCTTATTATTGAAATTCTTACTTGGTGGGCGATGGATAGACGGTATACATCTTTTGAAACTTCAGATATTCCTTTGGAATTGGCAAAAAAAATCTGCATGGACAATATCCTGTCTGCATACAAAAGATAA
- a CDS encoding SdpI family protein — protein MNKKRTWITSLLCLLPMIFSAVVYTSLPGKIAIHWNVASVADNYVHKAIAAFGMPIVFLIINLLLSKMRLMGDPKGESQLRAKAGEQILTWLAPALSVISVPIMLFIAMGTDIPIAMVSSLLVGLLLIVIGNYLPKSRQNNFMGIKLPWTLNDTANWNKTHRLAGYLYIVCGALLIISNFLLKKTFAYISVDIIVIAALALIPVFYSYSLYRRESN, from the coding sequence ATGAATAAAAAGCGCACTTGGATTACATCATTACTTTGCTTGTTGCCGATGATTTTCTCGGCGGTTGTGTATACCAGCCTGCCCGGCAAAATCGCAATTCACTGGAATGTTGCCAGTGTAGCCGACAACTATGTTCATAAAGCGATTGCAGCATTTGGTATGCCGATAGTTTTTCTCATTATCAATCTGCTGTTATCTAAAATGCGCCTGATGGGTGATCCTAAAGGCGAAAGTCAGTTACGGGCCAAGGCCGGTGAGCAAATACTCACATGGCTCGCTCCGGCATTGTCAGTAATATCAGTGCCTATCATGCTGTTCATTGCTATGGGAACCGATATCCCGATAGCTATGGTCAGTTCGCTGCTAGTAGGACTGTTGCTGATCGTTATCGGCAACTATCTCCCCAAAAGCCGTCAAAATAATTTCATGGGAATTAAACTGCCCTGGACACTGAATGACACAGCCAACTGGAATAAGACTCATAGATTAGCCGGGTACCTGTATATTGTTTGCGGGGCGCTGCTGATTATCTCCAATTTCCTGTTAAAAAAAACGTTTGCCTATATATCTGTTGATATTATTGTTATTGCAGCGCTGGCACTTATCCCGGTGTTCTATTCATATTCACTATACAGGCGTGAATCCAATTAA
- a CDS encoding ABC transporter permease: MFYLHMVLCNLKRNKWKGISTASICIFVFILLNLYLTYIYNCRMQLNELPNISPIYCSIFNLNGSSQVGLEISEDLIKKLENSTKVKNVDFSIRMVAGIGDFPIEDWNKKLNLNVAGVNSITAVSGISLDDIHMEDDVVNFFTSSYPTCIINKSIMEKNQLRIGDTVTLNLYYQYYDEKEYLHYAPLELLSLEIIGTMDLFNTNTLQLPPDILIPFETVREVFHRNKIDFYVDSASFYVADPLQLNAFKDEMKSFGLLESVPTAKLSYDGIALTVRDTTFRTLASQLRQSIDALEGFFPFISTIVIFIGYITSFLLLNSRQKEYALMRALGAGRGKCFLIFFLEQFFLIILGAFIGGGTANLILKGTLEVVTTGNIFLFSYFLGCMVALWRIGKTSVIEALFCTE; encoded by the coding sequence ATGTTTTACCTACATATGGTTTTATGCAACTTAAAACGAAATAAATGGAAAGGCATAAGTACAGCAAGTATCTGTATATTTGTTTTCATTTTACTAAATTTATATTTAACTTATATTTATAATTGCAGGATGCAATTGAATGAGCTACCCAACATCAGTCCTATATATTGCAGTATTTTTAACCTTAATGGTTCATCACAAGTAGGACTTGAAATTTCTGAAGACTTGATAAAAAAACTTGAGAATAGTACTAAAGTAAAGAATGTTGATTTTTCAATTCGTATGGTGGCAGGAATAGGGGATTTTCCCATAGAAGACTGGAACAAAAAGCTTAATTTGAATGTTGCCGGCGTTAATTCCATAACCGCAGTTTCCGGTATCTCATTAGATGATATTCATATGGAAGATGATGTTGTAAATTTTTTTACTTCGTCGTATCCTACCTGTATTATCAATAAGTCTATAATGGAAAAAAATCAATTAAGGATAGGAGATACCGTTACACTGAATTTATATTATCAATACTATGATGAAAAAGAATACTTACATTATGCGCCGCTTGAGCTCTTATCACTGGAAATCATCGGTACAATGGATTTGTTTAACACCAATACACTACAATTGCCCCCAGACATTCTAATCCCTTTTGAGACAGTTCGAGAAGTATTTCATCGGAATAAAATTGATTTCTATGTTGATTCTGCTTCTTTTTATGTTGCGGATCCATTGCAGCTAAATGCTTTTAAAGATGAAATGAAATCCTTTGGGCTTTTAGAAAGCGTTCCCACTGCAAAGCTTAGCTATGACGGAATTGCATTAACAGTACGGGATACTACGTTTCGAACATTGGCCAGTCAATTACGTCAAAGTATAGATGCGTTAGAAGGATTCTTTCCATTTATATCAACCATTGTAATATTCATCGGTTATATTACTAGTTTTCTTTTGCTTAACAGCAGGCAAAAAGAATATGCACTTATGAGGGCGTTAGGTGCCGGAAGGGGAAAATGTTTTTTAATATTCTTTTTGGAACAATTCTTTCTGATAATATTAGGAGCGTTTATAGGCGGTGGGACAGCGAACCTGATATTAAAAGGAACACTAGAAGTTGTAACTACGGGGAACATCTTTTTGTTCAGCTATTTTTTAGGATGCATGGTCGCCTTGTGGAGAATTGGAAAAACTAGCGTAATAGAAGCATTGTTTTGTACAGAATAG
- a CDS encoding DUF4097 family beta strand repeat-containing protein → MKKAITLGMFLILNLFVFAGCSNSKSAQMTNELRFSLKGISSLTLSYDEEKITIFESDSDALVIKEYMTENKSSYYAKVTEGNESIYISEGGKPFFKDGFSRYIEVYLPESYRENLTVTSTNGDIDFSGMNLDLSMLRVDNSSGNIRLDNAVASNIHLSSTSGTLYLGNIEANQISLETTSGSVICTKLNGNVIYTSTSGSADIKSAIGSGNYKANNSGDLNVVYTEVNGDLSFFNKNDNITLTLPKNLEFEFQATTKNGSVSTNFQQDVTVNGHTTSGSVGSNPTITVKVETNNGDIEVTQ, encoded by the coding sequence ATGAAAAAAGCAATTACATTAGGCATGTTTCTTATTCTAAATTTATTCGTATTTGCCGGCTGTTCCAATTCTAAGTCCGCTCAAATGACGAATGAACTTCGATTTTCTCTTAAAGGAATATCGTCTCTGACGCTTTCCTACGATGAAGAAAAAATTACTATCTTTGAAAGTGACAGTGACGCTCTGGTAATCAAAGAATACATGACGGAAAACAAAAGCAGCTATTATGCCAAGGTAACGGAGGGTAATGAAAGTATTTATATAAGCGAAGGGGGCAAACCATTTTTTAAGGACGGATTTTCCCGATATATTGAAGTTTATTTGCCGGAATCATACCGTGAAAATCTTACGGTTACTTCCACGAACGGGGATATTGATTTTTCCGGCATGAATTTGGATTTATCTATGCTCCGTGTTGATAATTCGTCCGGGAATATCAGATTGGATAATGCGGTTGCTTCTAATATCCATTTATCTTCTACCAGCGGGACTTTATATTTAGGAAACATTGAGGCAAATCAAATCAGTCTGGAAACAACAAGCGGCAGCGTGATCTGTACAAAATTAAACGGAAATGTAATATATACCTCTACAAGCGGAAGTGCAGATATAAAGTCCGCGATTGGTTCCGGTAACTATAAAGCCAACAATTCCGGCGACCTGAATGTCGTGTATACCGAAGTAAATGGCGATCTTTCTTTCTTCAATAAAAATGATAATATTACTTTAACGTTACCGAAAAATTTGGAGTTCGAATTTCAAGCCACGACCAAAAACGGTTCAGTATCTACGAACTTTCAACAAGACGTTACCGTCAATGGGCATACAACAAGCGGGAGCGTTGGCAGTAATCCGACCATAACCGTTAAGGTAGAAACAAACAACGGGGATATAGAAGTAACGCAATGA
- a CDS encoding CPBP family glutamic-type intramembrane protease, which translates to MLKKIKNPLRFAATMVPIAAIGGVFTIIYTMNSYGSTVRQELISASDGYMALLFSGALQAVIFTSICGFFGYILSDKTGLMRPFKFEKKPLLSTAIATLISGILFGLDYWLFGQTIPGLAETYEIQVTPASFISSIFYGGVVEEVLMRLFLMSLFAFLLWKIFVRKHDKAHITQSVFIVANILAAALFAAGHLPATISTFGTLTPIIVFRCFLYNGGLGLVFGGLYHKYGIHYAMFAHAGVHIVSKIIWLLFI; encoded by the coding sequence ATGTTAAAGAAAATAAAGAATCCTTTGCGATTTGCAGCGACGATGGTTCCAATCGCGGCCATCGGCGGAGTTTTCACCATTATTTACACCATGAACAGTTATGGGTCAACAGTGCGCCAAGAGCTAATTTCCGCATCCGACGGCTACATGGCACTCCTTTTTTCGGGTGCATTGCAGGCTGTGATATTTACCTCAATATGTGGTTTTTTCGGATATATACTTTCGGATAAAACCGGGTTAATGCGACCGTTCAAGTTCGAGAAGAAACCGCTTTTATCTACTGCCATTGCTACTCTGATATCCGGCATATTATTCGGTTTGGACTATTGGTTGTTTGGTCAAACAATACCCGGCCTTGCGGAAACATACGAAATACAAGTCACACCAGCAAGTTTTATATCATCTATTTTTTATGGAGGCGTCGTGGAAGAAGTATTGATGCGTCTGTTTTTGATGTCGCTTTTCGCATTTCTGCTGTGGAAGATATTTGTCCGAAAACATGATAAGGCACATATTACTCAAAGCGTTTTTATCGTGGCCAATATCCTTGCCGCTGCTTTATTTGCGGCGGGTCATCTGCCCGCAACTATCAGTACCTTTGGCACACTTACACCCATCATTGTTTTTCGCTGCTTCCTGTATAATGGTGGTTTAGGACTTGTCTTTGGAGGCCTGTACCACAAATATGGAATACACTATGCTATGTTTGCCCATGCGGGCGTCCATATAGTCTCCAAAATAATATGGCTGCTGTTTATATGA
- a CDS encoding MarR family transcriptional regulator, which translates to MEQDLHNLEDIIFQYIDKIKLLISAQTWQNILLDCSKNELFILLLLYRQDEINMTQVAEYIDVPLNTATGIVTRMEKKGIVVRERSPEDKRIVTIRLTNEGKECIQRIMKEFLHYGQVILNNYTAEEVQLIFKMIDKGIYILMDEYKQREKAEQRTKIRKIQID; encoded by the coding sequence ATGGAACAAGACCTTCACAATCTGGAAGATATCATTTTTCAATATATTGATAAAATTAAGCTGCTAATTTCAGCCCAAACCTGGCAGAATATTCTCTTGGATTGCTCCAAGAATGAACTTTTTATCCTTCTTTTACTTTATCGGCAGGATGAGATTAACATGACTCAGGTTGCTGAGTATATTGATGTTCCGCTCAATACTGCGACAGGAATCGTAACCCGCATGGAAAAGAAGGGAATTGTTGTTCGGGAGAGAAGTCCTGAGGATAAGAGAATTGTGACCATTCGTTTAACGAACGAGGGGAAGGAATGTATTCAAAGAATCATGAAAGAATTCCTGCATTACGGACAGGTGATACTTAACAATTATACGGCAGAGGAAGTGCAGTTAATATTTAAAATGATTGACAAAGGAATTTATATACTTATGGATGAATATAAGCAAAGGGAAAAAGCAGAGCAAAGAACAAAAATCAGAAAAATACAAATTGATTAG
- a CDS encoding ArsA family ATPase produces the protein MRIILYTGKGGVGKTSIAAATACKIARSGKKVLIMSTDQAHSLGDSFEQKLNNKPVMVSDHLYAMEIDAVAESEEAWGNMQSYIKQILTSRSQSGLEAEELLVFPGLEELFSLLKILDYYEKGDYDVLIVDCAPTGETLSLLKFPEMFGGFIEKVLPMKRKAAKIGGPLIEKLAKVPMPKDDVFDDIDALTARLGALQKLMSNKEIVSLRIVTTPEKIVIKEAKRNYTCLHMYNYNVDAIIINRIYPGKALEGYFNHWVKLQEEGITEIEESFHKLPIFRLELQQKEIRSLPVLEEVAWILYQDQEPTAVFAKEKIFTVHKCEEGYRMEINLPFADKQEMDLNQKGGELILSIKNERRRFLLPDSIKSKEIQSAKYEDGKLKLFLI, from the coding sequence ATGAGAATAATATTATATACCGGTAAAGGTGGCGTTGGCAAAACCAGCATTGCGGCTGCCACCGCCTGCAAGATTGCACGCAGCGGTAAAAAAGTATTGATTATGAGCACGGATCAGGCGCATAGCCTTGGAGATTCCTTTGAGCAAAAACTTAACAATAAACCGGTTATGGTTTCGGATCATTTATATGCGATGGAGATAGATGCTGTAGCAGAAAGTGAAGAGGCCTGGGGGAATATGCAAAGCTATATAAAGCAGATTCTGACCTCGCGCTCCCAGAGCGGTCTGGAAGCGGAAGAATTGCTGGTATTTCCCGGACTGGAAGAATTATTTTCATTGTTAAAGATACTTGATTACTATGAAAAGGGGGATTACGACGTTCTTATTGTAGATTGTGCACCAACCGGTGAGACACTTTCCCTGCTTAAATTCCCGGAGATGTTCGGAGGCTTTATAGAGAAGGTGCTTCCGATGAAACGCAAAGCAGCTAAAATAGGAGGACCACTGATTGAAAAATTAGCAAAAGTACCTATGCCAAAGGATGATGTATTTGATGATATTGACGCATTAACAGCACGATTGGGAGCGTTGCAGAAGCTTATGAGCAATAAGGAGATAGTCAGTCTGAGAATCGTTACGACACCGGAGAAAATTGTAATTAAAGAGGCGAAACGAAATTATACCTGTCTTCATATGTATAATTATAATGTTGATGCAATCATTATAAACCGGATCTATCCGGGTAAGGCATTGGAAGGTTATTTTAATCATTGGGTAAAGCTTCAAGAGGAAGGGATTACGGAGATAGAAGAAAGCTTTCATAAGCTTCCGATTTTCAGACTGGAGCTGCAGCAGAAGGAAATCAGATCCTTGCCGGTGCTTGAAGAGGTTGCCTGGATACTGTATCAGGATCAGGAGCCAACCGCGGTATTTGCTAAAGAAAAGATATTTACGGTTCATAAATGTGAGGAAGGCTACCGCATGGAAATTAATCTTCCTTTTGCTGATAAACAGGAAATGGATTTAAATCAAAAGGGCGGAGAATTGATCTTAAGCATTAAAAACGAAAGACGGCGTTTTTTATTACCCGACAGTATAAAAAGCAAAGAAATACAGTCGGCCAAATATGAAGATGGTAAATTAAAGTTATTCCTTATTTAA
- a CDS encoding ABC transporter ATP-binding protein — protein sequence MEIIKAENVGYVYKTKYQKIEAVKNMTCSFETGKIYSIVGESGSGKSTFLSLLAGLDLPSSGALYIQGEDIRSIDRDKYRMEKASVVYQLFHLFPLLTALENVMFPMTLKGVPIKEAKAKAKELIIKVGLGEKILKQFPQMMSGGEQQRVAIARAMASGGNILLADEPTGNLDTKNEVHIVNLLKALAHEENYSVIVVTHNPKVASETDMILRMQDGILIEVQKND from the coding sequence ATGGAAATTATAAAAGCTGAAAATGTAGGATATGTTTACAAGACCAAATATCAGAAAATTGAAGCGGTAAAGAATATGACCTGTTCCTTTGAAACAGGTAAAATATATTCCATAGTTGGAGAATCCGGAAGCGGAAAGAGTACTTTTTTATCACTTCTGGCAGGATTGGACTTACCTAGCTCCGGTGCTCTTTATATACAAGGAGAGGACATCCGTTCCATCGATCGGGATAAATATCGGATGGAAAAGGCATCCGTAGTTTATCAACTGTTTCATTTGTTTCCATTATTAACAGCACTGGAAAATGTAATGTTTCCAATGACATTAAAAGGTGTGCCCATCAAAGAAGCAAAAGCGAAAGCAAAGGAGCTGATAATTAAAGTAGGACTAGGGGAAAAAATATTAAAACAGTTCCCTCAGATGATGAGCGGAGGAGAGCAGCAAAGAGTAGCCATTGCCAGAGCAATGGCATCGGGCGGAAATATTTTACTGGCAGATGAACCGACCGGTAATCTCGATACGAAGAATGAAGTACATATTGTAAATTTGTTAAAGGCTTTAGCCCATGAGGAAAATTATTCGGTCATAGTCGTTACTCATAATCCGAAAGTTGCATCAGAAACAGATATGATATTACGTATGCAAGACGGAATACTGATCGAGGTGCAAAAAAATGATTAG
- a CDS encoding autorepressor SdpR family transcription factor: protein MGFPETFKALSDPVRREILVILKGGRMSAGDIAGHFDMTSATVSYHLSQLKKAGLIFETKYKNFIYYELNLSVFEEIMVWFSQFGGKDEGGTEHE, encoded by the coding sequence TTGGGTTTTCCGGAAACATTTAAAGCGCTCTCCGATCCGGTCCGCAGAGAAATCCTTGTTATACTTAAAGGCGGACGCATGTCTGCCGGGGATATTGCAGGACATTTCGATATGACAAGCGCAACTGTATCCTATCATTTATCACAACTCAAAAAAGCCGGGCTCATCTTTGAAACGAAGTATAAGAATTTCATTTATTATGAACTGAACCTGTCCGTATTTGAGGAAATCATGGTTTGGTTTTCGCAGTTTGGCGGTAAAGATGAAGGAGGAACTGAACATGAATAA
- a CDS encoding VTT domain-containing protein, giving the protein MDKKARRHVVACCILFIGLVIGVTIILLPYFQRLSEPEYQAEIQNWINEIGGAGILLILAVQIVQVIIAFIPGEPVEVMAGALYGTVPGLLICLAGCVFASAFIFSLSKRFGKKLLYHLFGEEKVLSWKWLQDGHKSEIVTFILFLIPGTPKDMLTYIVGVTEMSAGKFIGISTFARIPSVLSSTMIGSTIRQGDWKLSLSVFVITGLIGIAGIGFKDKVIDFCRRKINGGHSNKTKCESLDYVEAVHSDKVYPLMYCRMAIQGNLDIEKLKDAVNLSSQYVPEILYTYDFKRAVFVNRDLTVENVLILDRFGLEEDFWWDLSKNAQLQIVFSKEEKQSNIVIAMSHILTDGVGFLQYLYLLASLYNDIPSDKRLHNTRDISLFLKNIRVGSPTEQTKYGMRINAVPLRAFNNGTQSFCLNSTIDSDDLNTIHVKAKKSGATLNHVFITAYARVIARLQNTDKVILSCPADLRRFQPHQDNLTVANMTGIYKRIILEINEQITFSETLSQTCIEMALQKERCRCFESIRLLNFAFHKTPRFILKKAIKKSYHLFPVSYTNIGIIDHEKLYFRDCYIKKCYLTGTYRLSPDFQLSISTFRNLCTLNCTLIGEAGDERIGQSILEQIKKELLEWIQE; this is encoded by the coding sequence ATGGATAAAAAGGCTCGTAGACATGTGGTTGCCTGCTGTATTTTATTTATCGGCCTTGTCATTGGGGTGACAATCATCTTGCTGCCTTACTTTCAGCGATTATCAGAACCTGAATATCAGGCAGAGATACAAAACTGGATAAACGAGATAGGCGGTGCAGGTATCCTGCTGATTCTGGCAGTACAGATAGTTCAAGTCATAATCGCTTTTATTCCCGGTGAGCCTGTGGAAGTCATGGCTGGCGCTTTGTATGGTACTGTTCCCGGTCTATTGATTTGCCTTGCCGGTTGTGTTTTTGCTTCCGCTTTCATTTTTTCATTATCGAAGCGGTTCGGTAAGAAGCTGCTGTATCACTTGTTCGGCGAAGAAAAAGTGTTGAGCTGGAAATGGCTTCAAGATGGCCATAAAAGTGAAATTGTGACGTTTATTCTGTTTCTTATCCCGGGCACACCAAAAGATATGCTCACATATATCGTAGGAGTAACCGAAATGAGCGCAGGGAAATTTATAGGCATATCAACTTTTGCACGTATTCCGTCTGTTTTATCCTCAACCATGATTGGTTCTACAATACGTCAGGGCGATTGGAAATTGTCTTTGAGTGTTTTCGTTATTACAGGGCTTATAGGTATTGCGGGAATCGGCTTCAAGGACAAAGTAATAGATTTTTGCCGCAGGAAAATAAACGGGGGACATAGCAATAAGACAAAATGTGAAAGTTTGGATTATGTTGAAGCAGTTCATAGCGACAAAGTGTATCCGTTGATGTATTGCCGAATGGCGATTCAAGGAAATCTCGACATTGAAAAATTGAAAGATGCGGTTAATCTATCCAGTCAATATGTCCCTGAGATTCTTTATACGTATGACTTTAAGAGAGCTGTCTTTGTTAATCGGGATTTAACTGTTGAAAATGTACTTATTCTTGACCGTTTCGGATTAGAAGAAGATTTTTGGTGGGATTTAAGTAAAAATGCCCAGCTACAAATCGTCTTTTCTAAGGAAGAAAAGCAAAGTAATATCGTTATCGCAATGAGCCATATTCTGACTGATGGGGTAGGTTTTTTACAATATCTCTATTTGCTAGCGTCACTTTACAATGACATCCCTTCGGATAAAAGATTACATAACACAAGGGATATTTCTCTTTTTTTAAAAAATATTCGTGTTGGATCGCCAACAGAGCAAACAAAATATGGCATGCGGATTAATGCAGTTCCCTTGCGGGCTTTTAACAATGGTACGCAGTCATTCTGTTTGAATAGTACAATTGATTCGGATGATCTGAATACCATTCATGTAAAAGCAAAGAAAAGCGGCGCAACACTCAACCATGTTTTTATAACAGCATATGCCCGTGTCATAGCCCGTTTACAAAACACAGATAAGGTGATTTTATCGTGTCCGGCTGATTTACGTAGATTTCAGCCGCATCAGGATAATCTGACCGTAGCAAATATGACCGGGATATATAAGAGAATCATTCTGGAAATAAATGAACAGATTACGTTCAGCGAAACCTTATCACAGACTTGCATCGAAATGGCTCTCCAAAAAGAACGTTGCCGCTGCTTTGAAAGTATTCGGCTGCTTAACTTTGCATTTCATAAAACACCGCGTTTTATATTAAAGAAAGCAATTAAAAAGAGCTATCATTTGTTTCCTGTTTCTTATACCAATATAGGAATAATCGACCATGAAAAGCTATATTTTCGAGACTGCTATATTAAAAAATGTTATTTGACGGGCACTTATCGGCTTTCCCCTGACTTTCAGCTTTCTATCAGTACATTTCGAAACCTATGCACATTAAATTGCACCTTGATTGGAGAAGCCGGTGACGAGAGAATAGGTCAATCCATCTTAGAACAAATAAAAAAAGAATTATTGGAGTGGATACAGGAATAG